TTCAATTATTTCCCGGCAGACAAATAAACCGAGGCCTGTTCCAAGCGTTTTCGTTGTGACGAAGGGCTCGAAAATCGTCTTAAGCAAATGGTCAGGTATGACCGGGCCATTATTGGAGATTTCGATTTTTATATGGGTATCATTTACGAAGAAACCCTTAATCTCAATTTTAGGATCATCACGGTACTGACTCAAAACATCGATTGCATTAAAGATTATATTGATTAGGACTTGTCTGATTTCATCAGCATAGCCATACAATTCCATATCGTCGGCTACTTCCTTAATGATCTGGACCTTGGTGTCGAGAATGCTGGGGTACAAGAAATTCAATACTTCTTCAATCATTTTATTCAATGAGAAAATGGTTTTTTCTTTTCCAATGAGTTCTTTTTTAGATAAAAGCAAAAATTGGGAAATACGAAAATTCAGTTGTTCCAGCTCGCTTGATATGATATCAAGATACTTCATATCCTCGTGTTCAGATCTCAGCAGCTGGATGAATCCCTGGATTGAAGTCAATGGGTTGCGGAATTCATGAATGAAGCTTGATGTCATCTGGCCAAGCAACGTGAGCCTGTCCTTGTGAGTCGAATCTATGAATTGGTTTTTCTCCTCAATGATCTTGTTCTTTTGTTCGTTGTAATAGGATACTGCGTAATACAGGAAAGTATCAAAACAGTAATTGATGCGGTTGATGGCCTCTTGCATCTCATCCCATTCCATATTGAGTTTATAAAGGTGCTTGTAGAGTACAGAACGGCCTGAATTGACATTGTAGACAAAATCTCCGATATTGATATCAGCGCGTACCCTTTCTTCGCCTACCATAAAAGCAAGCTTTTGAAGGTGTTCCTCCAACTCATCATTTGTCTTTGAAAAAACAGAGAGAATAATTTCGTACATTTTCTCAGCGTTCTTACTTATTTTCTCTTTATATGGATCATCTTCTGAGACGATAATATTGACAGTCCAGTCAGCAATGAGCGGTTCTCTTTCACTAGTCAGGAAGCTAAGCAATCGGTTATCCGTAATTGGCAGCATTTCATTAAGTCCCCCAGTTTTTCTTTTCGGTATTAAAGATTCTAGGTAAAGTTCAAAAACCCTTTGTCGAATAATGAGAACATCCGAGGAAATGCGTCGAATAGAAAAAAACGTGACAAAAGACCGATATTTTTAGCAACTATGGAAGAGATTTGTCTATTCTAATTCGACATGTACTATATTTTAGACTTGTGATAAAATATAAGAAGTAGTATATTCATAGTGTAGAAATTAAATAATAACCACAAGGGGAGCTGCCATTTGCAGCTGAGAGTGAGCGCCCGAGTTCTTACCCTTTGAACCTGTTAGTTAATGCTAGCGAAGGAATGTGGATGCGATAGGAAAGCAATCTGGGAATCCTATAGATCCCCCTGATTGCTTTTTTTGTTTCTGAAGCAGAAAAGGCGTGTTGAAAACGGACCTCATTCTGAAAAGAAGGAGGAACAAAAATGAAACAAAAACAGACTCTATTTTTAGTGGAAATTGCGGTGTTTTCCGCTCTGGCTTATTTGCTGGATTTATTCTCCGGTTTTTTATTCTCAAGAATTTGGCCGCAAGGCGGTTCGGTATCAATCGCTATGGTACCGGTATTCCTGATGGCGTTCCGCTGGGGAGTTAAGGGAGGGGCAATCACAGGCCTCCTGCTGGGCCTATTGCAATTCATCCTGGGTTTCTCACAAATATTCCATCCAGTCCAGGGTTTCATCGATTATTTGGTAGCCTTCACTGTCCTGGGTGTTGCCGGTATTTTTGCAAGACAAATTAAAGAGAACATACAAAACGGGGACAGGAAAAAATGGATTGGTTTGATAATCGCTGGGACATTCATCGGCAGCCTGCTTCGTTTTATCGCTCATTTCTTTTCCGGATGGGTCTTTTTCGGAGTATGGGCGCCAGAAGGCCAGCCGGCGTGGCTTTATTCACTCATCTATAACGGAACCTATATGATTCCAAGTATGATTCTATCCGCCATTATCATCATCCTTGTCATCGGTTATGCTCCGTCAAGAATGGTTAAATCAACAACAGTAAGCAATAAAATATAATCTGCCAGGAGAGCTGACGAAATGTTCAGCTCTCTTTTTGCATTTTAATAAATGTGGGACATTCAACTTTAAAAATTGTCAATTGTATGTAGTTTTTTAGAATATAAGTATTTTGGGGGTTAATAGTGATTTATGTCACAGTGAGACTGGCTTGAAATTGATTAAATAAAGATAATCATTCTCATTTAGAAATTCGTAAAAAATTTTTCTAACTTAACAGTTGATGTAATTCCATTTCATATATGCAGGTATCATTTAAGGAAAAAACACCCTTTTGTAAAACTAAATGAAAAAGGTGATGGCGATGCTCGGAAAATTAAAGACTGGTGAAAAAGGCCGGATCATGAATATTGCTGGCACTGATAAATTTGTCAGAAGAAGATTGCTTGATTTGGGGATTGCAGAAGGAGCGGAAGTCTGTGTGAAATGCATTCTGCCATTTGGAGGACCTGTGATGGTGGAATCATGTGGACAATGCATCGGAATCCGGCGCAAGGAAGCATTACGTATTGAAGTGGAGCGAGTATGATGAATATTGCGCTTATTGGCAATCCGAATACCGGTAAAACTTCATTGTTTAATAATTTAACAGGTTCATATGAATATGTTGGCAACTGGAGCGGAGTGACGGTCGAAAAGAAAGTTGGTCTTTTCAAAAATAAAAAAGATCAGCTTATTGATCTCCCGGGGGTCTATACCCTTAATCCGCTGTCAAAGGATGAAGGGGTGGTTACTAGTTTCTTTCTGGAGGAACCATTCGAGAAACTGCTCAATATCCTTGATGCTTCCCAATTAAGACGTAATCTGCATCTTACAATGCAGCTCCTTGAATACGGGGCACCGGTGATTATTGGACTGAATATGCTTGACGTCGCTAAAAACAGGGGCATCCAAATCGATGTTAAAAAACTTTCTGAATTACTGGGAACTCCTGTTGCACCTGTCGTGGCCAGGTCAGGAAAGGGCTGTAATGAACTCGCTGAGCTAGTGACAGATGAAGTGACCGGCACTGGCAAATCCATTATTGTCTATTATGGTAAAGCCATTGAGGAGGGAATCCTTCAGCTCGGAAAGAAACTGAATGGGAGGGCGAAACATCCAGTTCGCTGGCTCGCTCTTCAGCTATTTGAAGGCAATCCTTATGTAAGGACCTATTTAACTAACTATCTGCCATTGGAGGAAATTGATTCACTGGTTAACTTTGTTGCTGTTTCCAACCAGCAACAATCAGGCAGTAAACAAGCTCTTGACCAGGTTATACACCGTAAAAGAAGTGATGCGATCGATAATATTATATCTGCAGCCACAACCAGACCGGCCAATGAAAAAATCCCGCTGACTGAGAAAGTTGATATGGTAGTGACAAATAAATTCCTTGGTATCCCAATGTTTCTGGCACTAATGTTTATCATGTTCATGCTTACTTTTGACTGGCTGGGATTCCCGCTGTCAGATGCATTGGATGCATTTATATCAGGCCCATTGACAGTTGGTATCACGGCAGCTTTAACTTGGGCAGGCGCATCGTCTTTCATAAAAGACCTAGTGCTTGATGGAATTGTTGCCGGAGTAGGCGGAGTTCTTGTTTTCGTACCGCAAATCTTCATTTTGTTCTTTTTCATTTCCCTGCTAGAGGATTCAGGATATATGGCCCGTGTTGCACTAGTCATGGACCGTTTAATGGAATCAGTTGGCCTCAATGGGAAAGCGTTTATCCCGATGATGATTGGTTTTGGCTGTAATGTGCCGGGAATCATGGCTGCAAGGACGATTGAGACACCAAAAGAGAGACTAATGACTATTTTGCTGACACCATTAATGTCATGTTCAGCCAGGCTTCCTGTATACGCTTTGTTTGTCGGCGCATTTTTTACAGAGTACAAGGCAGCAGTCGTTCTTAGCTTGTATGTATTAGGTGTAGTAGTCGCCCTCATACTTGCGAAGGTTTTTTCCAAGACACTTTTGAAAGGGGAAACCTCTGTTTTCGTCATTGAACTTCCCCCATACAGAATGCCGCAGGCAAAAGCGCTTTGGAGAAGCACCTGGGATAAGGGAAAAGGTTTCGTGAGAAAAGCTGGTACATTCATCTTTGCTGGCTCTGTTCTGATCTGGCTGCTCGCATATGCTGGTCCTGAAGGTGCGAATGTCAGCATGGATGATAGCTATCTGGCACTTTTGGGGGGAATATTCGCGCCTCTGTTCGCGCCAATAGGATTCGGAACATGGCAGGCAAGCGCTTCACTTATCACCGGTTTTCTTGCAAAAGAAGCAATCATTTCAACAATGAATATCATTTACTTTGTCCCGGATGAAGCAAGTCTCCAGGGACTGCTGGCTGCTTATTATACACCATTGGCTGCGTATAGCTTCATGGTATTCATCCTGCTATATATTCCTTGTCTTGCAACGACTGCGACTATCTATAAGGAAACAGGCTCAAAACGCTGGACCGCTTTTTCGATTGCTTATGCATTGGTGATTGCTTATCTTCTGTCACTGGCCATCTACCAAGGCGGCATGCTATTGGGATTAAGCTAAAGTTGGAAGGAGGAAGGGTTCATGATTGCAAATATCTTGATCGGCGGGGCTATATTTGGATATGCCGGCTTGGCCTTTTACCGATTCATCCAGAAATCCAAAGAAGGAAAATGCGCAGCCTGCTCCATCCAAAGCTCCTGCTCAAGTAACTGCAGCGCAGACTATAAAAAAAACGTATAAAATAACAAAAAGAGTTTCGGATTGGTCATGTAATCCGAGACTCTTTTTGCCATATATAAAAGGCAGGCTAATACATTCAGCGGGGTTTAGATGATTCGTGTACGTCGAGTGCAAGGCGGGTTCACAGTACTTCATTTTGCAAAAGAAAAATAAAAAATAAAAATTAATTTGAATTTCAGGTAAATATGTGTAAAATTACACTAAAAGAACTTAAAGGAATGAAGCGGATGACCAGGGATGAAATTATAAACAGAGTTTCCGAGAAAGTAAGGGTCCTGAGGGCTGAGGTTGGCTATACTCAGGATAAAATGGCTGACATCATCGGAATCTCAAAAAAGACACTTGTCCAGATTGAAAAGGGCAGAGTCCAGGCAGGTTGGTCAACAGTCGTTACGATTTGTGCATTGTTCAGGGAGACGGAGACAATCCAGTTTTTATTCGGAAATGAACCTCTTGAGGTGCTTGAAACTATTGCACATGAAGGGACGGATTACAGGAAAGAGAAGACCTTGGGTGGTAAAGTCTGGTGGCGAGAAGTTGCCAGAAACAGCGGGTTTGTCATGCAGCAGAATATCCTGAGCCAGCATTACAGAATCCTTGATGAAGACGATTTCAGGATCTTCAGCAGTTTCGAAGAAAAGGAAACAAAGGAGCGTTTAAAGGAACTTGCTTCCGAAGCAATGAATAAATGATACCAAAACAGCAGCCGATGGCTGCTGTTTTGGTCATTTTGCTATAAGCACATGGCAATGAGCGTTATTTGTCACTTTTTGGCTTACTCCCCCAAGAAGCTTCCGTTTAATCCCTTCATTTCCTGACTGGCCGATAATGATTAAATCCGCATTTACATCCCTCGCGAATTCCAATATACCTTCCGCCGGGCTGCCGTCGAGGATTGAGAAATCAGTTTCGATATTGAGAGCATTCAGCTCAGACTTAGCATTATTCAGAGCTTGTTCAGAACTATGTGTAATAATTGCATGTTCTGATTTGCCAAGAGAACCTTGCTCCGTTGCTAACGGCGGTACTTGAATTCCATCTGCAGGCAAGCTGTTTATAGGGAGGGGCTCAATTGGGCGGTCAGTGGATTCCACCAGCTCGCTTTTTACTTTCTCTTCATAAACATGACCGACAAACAGCTTGGCTCCATCCAGGTTTCTCGTAAACTCCTTGGCTAATTGAAGGGCTTTTCTAGCCCCCTCCGAATCATCGTAAGCGAGGACAATATTTTTGATTTCAGGCATATTAATCTACCTCCAGGTTGGAACTTCTTATTTAGTATCCATTACCCCATTTCGAACCAGAAATAACTCTCTAAAATAATCCATCCTACCCACATAAAAAACCAAAACCTGGCGAATTTTGTTATAAATGTTATATATTTTAGATAGGGAGTGGCCGACATGGGATGGGATTCTCAAAAGGCAATGCATCCGACAATACGTAAATGCCTGCAACACCTCGATGTCATTCAAGCTGATGATAAAACGAAGCAAATAGTATATATGTACATGGAGACACTTCTTCGGGAAAGAGATTTATTAGCAGTCAGCAAGGAACAATCGATAGAATCACAGATTCATAACCAGTAGCCGCAATTAATAATTTCTATTATAAACACCGCAGAGTTCTGACGAATTTTGCGGCTTTTTATGTTTGTATCTAAGGTGATACCATCTCGGTTCGGGCATAAGGACGTCTCACCCTTCAGCTTTTGTTTGAAGTACAGCCAAGTTCGGCCAAAGCAACGTCTCAAGTACTGGGTTTTGTCCGAAGTACGACGAAGTCGGGCAAAGCAACGCTTCAACCTCATACATTTGTCCGAACTCAGGTGGGAAGAGGGTTTAGGTATTGGCAGCGGCTATTATAAAAACTGGCACAAGGCAATGTATTACTATAATAATGTTATTTAGAATCCAAAGGCCAATCGATCAATCGGTTGGCCTTTTATATCTCTTTATGTCTATTTTCCTTGTAATTAGCCAATATGTGTTAATCCCTTTGAAAAATGGGTAAAAGAAAGTGTCATATTTCTAAACTATTTTTAAAAGGTTGGGGTGCTCAGTGAGCAAAAATTCAATATTAACACGTTTTTTAATGGGCTGGAAGCGGCTGCATATGAACCAGGTACTGGTTTTGTCTGTTTCTACAGCAGTACTGGCATTCTTAAGTTTTTTTCATGTTTATTCAGAGGGGGCGGACATCAGTGCTTTGAATGATGATATGGCGCAGGCTACCGTCATCTATGATGCTAGCGGAGAGGTTGCCAGCAAGATTTCGGCATTGAAAAATGAAGGAATCAAGATAGAAGATGTTCCTGATCATGTTAAGAACGCTGTTATTGCTATCGAGGACCACCGTTTTTATGAACATGATGGAGTCGACCTTGTCGGGATTTCGCGGGCATTTGTACAGAATGTTAAGGCGGGCAGTATTGTTGAAGGCGGAAGCACGATTACCCAGCAGCTGACAAAGAATGCTTTGCTCTCAAGCGAAAAGACATATAAACGAAAGCTCGAAGAATTTTTCATGGCGAGGGAAATCGAAAAGCAATATTCCAAAGATGAAATCATGCAAATGTACTTAAATCGTATTTATTTCGGTAATGGTTCATGGGGAATCAAACGGGCAGCAATGGGGTACTTTGGCAAGGATGTGAAAGACCTTTCAATAAGCGAGGCAGCTATGCTGGCAGGCTTGATTAAAGCACCGTCAGCGCTGGATCCAAACAAGAATTATGAAGAAGCAGTAGAAAGAAGAAATATTGTACTGCAAATGATGAAGACTCATGGGTTTATTAAGGAAGAAGAATATAAAGAGGCAGTTGCCGAAAAGATTGTATTGAATGAAAAGGGCGGAGATCCATTGCGCGGCCGCTATCCATATTATGTAGATCATGTCATTGATGAAGCCATCAAAAAGTACGGACTGACCCAGGAAGAAATTCTCACTGGAGGACTGCAAATCTATACTGAGCTGGATGTTACAATGCAATCAGCTGTAGAAGCGACTTATGCGAAGGATGAACTGTTTCCGAAAGGAACAGAAAAACAGATGGTCCAAAGCGGAGCAGTATTGGTCGATCCTAAAAATGGAGGCATTCGTGCGCTTGTCGGCGGCCGTGGGGAGCATGTATTCCGTGGTTACAATCGTGCAACTCAATTAAAAGCCCAGCCCGGCTCTACAATGAAGCCACTTGCTGTATTTGCGCCAGCGCTTGAAGAAGGCTGGGGTATTACGGACATGCTGAAGGACGAAGAAACAGAATTCAAAGATTACAAGCCTCAAAATTACAATGATGAATATAAAGGCGAAGTCCCTATGTATGAAGCATTAAGAGATTCATTGAATGTACCAGCTGTATGGCTGCTGAATGAGATAGGCATTGTTAAAGGGATGGAATCGGTACAGAACTTTGGCATTAACCTGGATCCTAAGAATGATCGAAATCTTGGCCTGGCGCTTGGTGGATTATCCACTGGGGTCTCACCGGTAACCATGGCAGAAGCCTATTCCGCTTTTGCCAATAATGGGGAGCATCATGAAACACATGCAATCACGAAGATCGTTGATAAGGAAGGCAATACAATAGTTGAGTACAAGGGGAAAAAGAGCAAAGCGGTGTCAAAAGAAACTGCACAAAAAATGACGACGATGCTAATGGGTGTTGTGGAGGATGGAACAGGAAAAGGGGCAAAGATTCCTGGCAGGGAGTTAGCTGGGAAAACAGGATCTACCCAGGTTCCGATTGAAGGAGTCAAAGGAACAAAAGATCAATGGTTTGTGGGCTATACCCCACAACTTGTCGGTGCAGTATGGGTTGGTTACGACAAGACAGATAAAGAGCACTATTTAACCACTACCAGCAGTGAAGGTGCCGCTCTGGTATTCAAGGACTTTATGTCAGAGGCTTTGAAAAATACAAAAGCACAATCCTTCAATGTTCCTCCACTTTCAAAATATATAGATGAACACAAGAAAGAACAGAGAGCCAAGTCAGTGAAAGAGCTTGAATCAAGGATTAAAAAGGAATCAGAAAAGCTTAAGAAGCAATGGGAAGAAGCAAAAAAGAAGCAGAAAAAGAATAAGGAAGAACCTAAAAAGGAAGAAACCACTGAACCAGCTCCTGCGTCAACAAATACCGGCAATAGCAATGGTACCAGTGAATCTGGTAATACAAACGACACCGGAAGCGAAGGAGATACCGGAGGTGAAGGAGATACCGGAGGCGAAGGAGATACCGGAGGCGAGGGTGATACCGGAGGCGAAGGGGAAACCGGAGGTGAAGGGGATACCGGAGGTGCAGGCGACACCGGGGGCGAAGGTGATACCGGAGGCGAAGGGGATACCGGAGGCGAAGGGGATACTGGAGGCGAAGGTGACACAGGTGGCGAAGGCGACACCGGCGGAACCAAAAACGAAGGGTAATAAGATTGAAAAAACTGATGCACTATAAGTACAGCGCGGGGAAACCTGCGCTGTTTTTCGTCGATTCGTAGTCTACTAGAATGTCAAGAATTTCTTTTCTCTAGTAACCCTTTAGTTTCATTCAGTGCTGAACAACCGTATTCTGGCATAAAAAACAGGCTATCAAAGGTATGATCTTTGATAGCCTGTTTTATAAATATAATTAAATTAATCTTAATATGAAACCGATTACGACGATTGCGCCGATAATCATTAGGATTGTTCTTACCACGAAACTTCACCTCGACTATTGTATGATCTCGAATTGGAATTATATTTGGAAAGATTCTGTAGTTTCGATCAGTGCCTTACGTTTAACGCGAAGTACAGAAGCTTCGTTTGTTAACAGTTTTGTCAGCTGGTTTAATTTTGGTTCTACATCCGTACCTTCCATAATAATTTTTAAAGTTGTATTTGGTTCTACAGTCAGCAGGAATGATACCAGTTTAGATAATGATGTGGCTTCGACTGCTTTCTGGCGGCTGTACAGATAAGTAGCACCGTCCAATTTTTTAGCGGCCTGATAGATTTCAAGCATTTTTGTCATAGTGAATCTCTTTTGAACCATTACATTTGATGACATAATCTCTTTCATTTATATAAACTCCTTTAATTAAACTTTTTAAGTAGGTTAGTTGAATAATACCCCGTAAATACGGCCTGAAAACCTGCAAAGTGCAAAATGGGCAATGTTGGCATGGTTGACTATAGAAAACTGCAGACCCATAAGCAATTAAATGAGCATCGGTCCAGAGTGATACTGTAATCCGTCTGAGGATGGAGAAGGAAACGGCCAGGAGAGCGTTTATTAGTATTCTGCATTTACGATACCATGAGAATACTATATAAGATGCGAGGAGAAAGGCTTATGAAAAAATTTGCGGATATTTTCAGGAACAGCAGTTTCACCAAGTTATTTTTGGCGAACTTCACTTCCCAAATGGGCAGTACAATTGGCCTAACAGCTTTCATGTTTTATTTGCTTGACCGTTTCAGCTCCCAGCCAACCTTTGCGACGATAACAGAGTTGACGTATTCTTTGCCGATGCTGGCGGTATTTTTTATGATCGGGGTTTTTGCAGACAGGATGGACCGGCAAAAAATAGCGGTTTATTGTGATTGGATTAGCGCTGGTTTATCGATCACATTAATTGCTGCAATCTATGTCGGCTGGATGCCATTGGTTTTTGGGATGCTGTTCTTGAGAAGTGCGATTCAAAAGTTCTTTTTCCCGGCAGAGCATGGAATGGTTCAGGGAATACTGAAAAAAGAGGATTATACTGCAGCTGCGGGATTGAACCAACTGGTGATGAGTCTATTTATGCTGTTCGGGAATGGTCTGGGAGTCCTTGCTTATTGGTCCATTGGTATTTACGGCGCTATTTTGATCGATACAATTTCGTTCATCATCAGTGCCTTGCTTATTCAGAAAGCTGAGATTCCGCTGGAAGCGAAACTTCCAAATGGTTCTCATAAACTAAAGGAACTGAATATCAAAATGGTTTTCAAGGATTTCAATCATGGGTTTGCCTATGTACTGAGCAACAAGTTGCTATTTACATTGATTATCGGGTTCTTCATTTTCGGCATCGTCAATGGCGGCTTCTCCGTCATGCCGATTTTTATTCTGAAGTATAAACTTGCACCAGAATCTTACGAGCAATATTCAATCGTGATTGGTTTCGTGTTTGGGATTGGAGTACTGATTGGCAGCCTAATCGCTTCATTGCTTTCACAAAAGGTTAAACTCTACCATCTTATTTCGGTAGGGCTTATTCTCTCCGGAAGTTTCACGGCGCTTGCTTCACTTCCAAACAATATTTATCTTTTCCTTGGCGTTCTCTTCATCTCTGCTCTGGCATTGCCGCTTATAAACATTGGGATTGGAGGGTGGCTCCCCAGCATTATCGATCCTAAAATGATGGGCAGGGTTCAGGGGCTGATCAGCCCGCTTAATATGCTGTCACATTCATTGATGCTTGCTTTCATTGCCTATAGCTTCCCAGTTCTGTTGACAATTGAAATGCTGTATTGGATCGTCGGCGGCTGTCTGGCGATTGTGGGGATATTTTATTTGATCGTCCTGCCGAAATTGGCGGAAGAGAATGGTACTGTAGTGGAAAATACTGTCACAGAATCTGGAGTCTAAAGGAAGTCCTCTAAGGACTTTCTTTTTTTGGCTTCACTCGTCGGACCTTCCCTGGCACTCAACGGGCTAGAACTGCCGCCTTAAATCAAGGAAAGCTATGAAGCAAGGCAGCGCACCTGACTTGAGCAGCTTTGGTGAGGACCCAGCATTTAGGGGTGCATAGCTTGTCGGGTGGTGGCTTCCCAAGGCGCTTGCGTTTTTCTTAACAACTAACATTTTTTTTGAACGATACTTTACTTAGACCGTCTTATGAATAAATAATAAATGAGAGAGATCATTTTTCGGGTGGCGGGGAAAGCGAGGCATGCTTTTATGGATGAGAAAGAGCTAATCACAAGTGCAAAAAAAGGTGACCACCGTTCGTTTGCTGTGCTGTTCAGGAATCATTATCCCCTGCTGGTAAAATACCTGATGAAAATTACGATGAATCCTGACATGTCTGAAGAGCTTGCGCAAGCAACTATGGCAAAATGTGTGGAGAAGATTCACTTATTTAATGGCCAATCAAAATTTTCATCGTGGCTTATCAGCATTGCGACAAATATGTATATCGACCAGCATCGAAAGAAAAAGCGCGAAAAAGAGTGGAATGAAGGGGAAGCAGCGTCCCGAAAGCTTCAATGGTATATGGAATCAAAGAACGAGGAATGGACAGATGCACTTGCTGCAATCTCCAGGCTGAATGATGAGATGAGGATCCCGCTAATTCTTAAGCACTATTATGGGTATTCGTATGATGAGATAGGTGAAATTCTTAATATTGCCGCTGGTACTGCGAAGTCTAGAGTCCACCATGGGCTTTTAGCCGTTAGAAGGGAGCTGAAAGTAGATGAAAAACCAAAAAGGAATCTCGTCAAACGATGATCAAATGGATAAGGAATTTTTTGAAACCATCAGTGCTATTCAAAATGGACTGGATAAACTGGAATCCATGGACTTATATACTCCTGATGAAAAATGGTTTGGACATATGGTGCTGAGACAGCAGGAGATTCAAAAAAAGAACTTCCTCCGGGAGCTGACTTGGTTTATATTGAGTGCCATGCTTATCCTGACAGTTGTTATTTTCACCTTGCTAGAACTGCCGATACTATTCCTTATGCTCCAAACTGCTACAGTAGCCATTGCAGGTTTTTTTGGCTATAAAGGAATGCAAAAGCAGGTGGATACACGATGAACGAGGAATTGTCACCTTTCATGCTCGCAGTCGTTGCAACAATCTTATTGTCGCAGAGTATTTTTTTGTTTACCAATGCCAGGAAGCATGGTCACAATCACTGGCTATGGGGAATTCTGGGAATGATCCAGGCACCAATGCCGCTTCTTGTTTACTTACTTTTTATCCGAAAGGTTTGGCGCAAGAAAAAAGGAAATATTTGAAATGATGAAAAATAGTGAAAAATTAGAATTGACATTGTGGCAAGTAAGGTGATAACCTTACAAAGGAATGGAAAAAATATCTAAAAGGAGGGTT
The nucleotide sequence above comes from Mesobacillus jeotgali. Encoded proteins:
- a CDS encoding HPr family phosphocarrier protein gives rise to the protein MKEIMSSNVMVQKRFTMTKMLEIYQAAKKLDGATYLYSRQKAVEATSLSKLVSFLLTVEPNTTLKIIMEGTDVEPKLNQLTKLLTNEASVLRVKRKALIETTESFQI
- a CDS encoding histidine kinase N-terminal domain-containing protein, translated to MLPITDNRLLSFLTSEREPLIADWTVNIIVSEDDPYKEKISKNAEKMYEIILSVFSKTNDELEEHLQKLAFMVGEERVRADINIGDFVYNVNSGRSVLYKHLYKLNMEWDEMQEAINRINYCFDTFLYYAVSYYNEQKNKIIEEKNQFIDSTHKDRLTLLGQMTSSFIHEFRNPLTSIQGFIQLLRSEHEDMKYLDIISSELEQLNFRISQFLLLSKKELIGKEKTIFSLNKMIEEVLNFLYPSILDTKVQIIKEVADDMELYGYADEIRQVLINIIFNAIDVLSQYRDDPKIEIKGFFVNDTHIKIEISNNGPVIPDHLLKTIFEPFVTTKTLGTGLGLFVCREIIEKHKGILACSSEPDKTSFIMLLPLIRMEN
- a CDS encoding FeoA family protein, yielding MLGKLKTGEKGRIMNIAGTDKFVRRRLLDLGIAEGAEVCVKCILPFGGPVMVESCGQCIGIRRKEALRIEVERV
- a CDS encoding transglycosylase domain-containing protein, which produces MGWKRLHMNQVLVLSVSTAVLAFLSFFHVYSEGADISALNDDMAQATVIYDASGEVASKISALKNEGIKIEDVPDHVKNAVIAIEDHRFYEHDGVDLVGISRAFVQNVKAGSIVEGGSTITQQLTKNALLSSEKTYKRKLEEFFMAREIEKQYSKDEIMQMYLNRIYFGNGSWGIKRAAMGYFGKDVKDLSISEAAMLAGLIKAPSALDPNKNYEEAVERRNIVLQMMKTHGFIKEEEYKEAVAEKIVLNEKGGDPLRGRYPYYVDHVIDEAIKKYGLTQEEILTGGLQIYTELDVTMQSAVEATYAKDELFPKGTEKQMVQSGAVLVDPKNGGIRALVGGRGEHVFRGYNRATQLKAQPGSTMKPLAVFAPALEEGWGITDMLKDEETEFKDYKPQNYNDEYKGEVPMYEALRDSLNVPAVWLLNEIGIVKGMESVQNFGINLDPKNDRNLGLALGGLSTGVSPVTMAEAYSAFANNGEHHETHAITKIVDKEGNTIVEYKGKKSKAVSKETAQKMTTMLMGVVEDGTGKGAKIPGRELAGKTGSTQVPIEGVKGTKDQWFVGYTPQLVGAVWVGYDKTDKEHYLTTTSSEGAALVFKDFMSEALKNTKAQSFNVPPLSKYIDEHKKEQRAKSVKELESRIKKESEKLKKQWEEAKKKQKKNKEEPKKEETTEPAPASTNTGNSNGTSESGNTNDTGSEGDTGGEGDTGGEGDTGGEGDTGGEGETGGEGDTGGAGDTGGEGDTGGEGDTGGEGDTGGEGDTGGEGDTGGTKNEG
- a CDS encoding FeoB-associated Cys-rich membrane protein; amino-acid sequence: MIANILIGGAIFGYAGLAFYRFIQKSKEGKCAACSIQSSCSSNCSADYKKNV
- a CDS encoding universal stress protein, which produces MPEIKNIVLAYDDSEGARKALQLAKEFTRNLDGAKLFVGHVYEEKVKSELVESTDRPIEPLPINSLPADGIQVPPLATEQGSLGKSEHAIITHSSEQALNNAKSELNALNIETDFSILDGSPAEGILEFARDVNADLIIIGQSGNEGIKRKLLGGVSQKVTNNAHCHVLIAK
- a CDS encoding helix-turn-helix transcriptional regulator → MTRDEIINRVSEKVRVLRAEVGYTQDKMADIIGISKKTLVQIEKGRVQAGWSTVVTICALFRETETIQFLFGNEPLEVLETIAHEGTDYRKEKTLGGKVWWREVARNSGFVMQQNILSQHYRILDEDDFRIFSSFEEKETKERLKELASEAMNK
- the feoB gene encoding ferrous iron transport protein B → MNIALIGNPNTGKTSLFNNLTGSYEYVGNWSGVTVEKKVGLFKNKKDQLIDLPGVYTLNPLSKDEGVVTSFFLEEPFEKLLNILDASQLRRNLHLTMQLLEYGAPVIIGLNMLDVAKNRGIQIDVKKLSELLGTPVAPVVARSGKGCNELAELVTDEVTGTGKSIIVYYGKAIEEGILQLGKKLNGRAKHPVRWLALQLFEGNPYVRTYLTNYLPLEEIDSLVNFVAVSNQQQSGSKQALDQVIHRKRSDAIDNIISAATTRPANEKIPLTEKVDMVVTNKFLGIPMFLALMFIMFMLTFDWLGFPLSDALDAFISGPLTVGITAALTWAGASSFIKDLVLDGIVAGVGGVLVFVPQIFILFFFISLLEDSGYMARVALVMDRLMESVGLNGKAFIPMMIGFGCNVPGIMAARTIETPKERLMTILLTPLMSCSARLPVYALFVGAFFTEYKAAVVLSLYVLGVVVALILAKVFSKTLLKGETSVFVIELPPYRMPQAKALWRSTWDKGKGFVRKAGTFIFAGSVLIWLLAYAGPEGANVSMDDSYLALLGGIFAPLFAPIGFGTWQASASLITGFLAKEAIISTMNIIYFVPDEASLQGLLAAYYTPLAAYSFMVFILLYIPCLATTATIYKETGSKRWTAFSIAYALVIAYLLSLAIYQGGMLLGLS
- the thiT gene encoding energy-coupled thiamine transporter ThiT, which produces MKQKQTLFLVEIAVFSALAYLLDLFSGFLFSRIWPQGGSVSIAMVPVFLMAFRWGVKGGAITGLLLGLLQFILGFSQIFHPVQGFIDYLVAFTVLGVAGIFARQIKENIQNGDRKKWIGLIIAGTFIGSLLRFIAHFFSGWVFFGVWAPEGQPAWLYSLIYNGTYMIPSMILSAIIIILVIGYAPSRMVKSTTVSNKI